ATTGTCGATCATATCCAACTCTCTTCATCGCGGCCCACATCGCCTGGCAGCATGGTACATCAGGCGATGGATTGGCGGCAAGCCTGGGTGGAGGGGGCTTGTTATCCCCTCAGCGACTCATCGACCGTTGCGGGCGCGAGCCAGATGACGGGGACGCCCAGGGCGTAGATGAGGGAGCAGACGGCGCCGACGCGGGGGTAGTCGCCGCCGAGGGCGGCGAAGAGGATGCCGGCGAGGAGGACGCCGGCGGCGGTGGCGAATCGGCCGGAGTTGTAGGCGAGGCCCGCGCCGGAGGCTCGCACGCGGGTCGGGAAGAGTTCGGGGAGGAACACGGCCAGCCAGCCGAAGAAGAGCGTCGCCACGAAGCCCTGGGTGAAGACGACTGGGTGGAACGAAGGCCGCAGCGGGGCGGTGAGCTGGAACATCGCGAACGTCATGGCCGCCGATCCCACGCTTATCAGCAGGTAGCTCGCCCGCCTCCCCAGCCGGCTCGCCAGCCACGCGCCGGCCAGGCAGCCGAGCGTCGCGCCGAGGGCCCACCAGCCCTGCGTCGCCGCCTTGTAGCCCACGTTCGACGCCCCCGCGACCTTGTCCGCCCAGGGGATCATCCACTTGCTCGCCGCCCACGCGCCGACCATCGGGATCGAGCTGAGCAGGATCCCCGTCAGCGTGGCCCGAAGGAGGTCCGGGCGGAAGAGTTCGCGGAGCCTCGGCGAGCTTGTCGGCCCCCCTTCCTCGCCTCGCGAGGCCAGCCATTTGGGCGACTCGGGCAAGGCCAGCAGGACAACGATCCCGAGCGCCGCCGGGACGCCCGAGAGCTTGAACACCCATCGCCAGGACTCGGCCGTGATCGGCCAGATCCTCGCCAGTTGCGAGAGGAGCAGGATCCCCGCGTTCAGCCCGGCGGAGGTCACGCCCGAGACCAGCGGCCGAGACGCCTCCGGCCAGCACTCGGCCACCAGCGCGACGCCGTTCGGCCACATCCCGCCTACGCCCAGGCCGACCAGGAATCGGAGCAAGAGCATCTGCTCCTGCGAGGTCGCCAAGGCCCCGAGCGCGGCGAAGAACGAGTAGAAGAGGATGCTGATCCCCATCGCCCGCGTCCGGCCGATGCGGTCCCCCAGGTTCCCCAGCGCGATCCCCCCGACCGCCGCCCCCAGCATCAGGGCGGCCGTGAACCTGGCGAACCACTCGCCGCCGAGAGTCGCCGTGTAAGCCTCGCCCATCAGCCCCTTCGACACCGACAGCGAGGCGATCGGCATCAGCCCCAGTTCGACGCCGTCGAAGACCAGGCCCGTGAACGCGGCCGCCAGCACGGCGAGGCGGGCCGAGGGGGAAAGCGGATTGATGCTCATGTTTTCCGACCGTCACGGAGTATGTCGAGACCTCCCTTCTCCCCTGGTGGGAGAAGGTGGCCGAAGGCCGGATGAGGGGGACCCCAACGTCCAACGAGCCCGCCGCCGGTGAAGACCCCCCTCATCCGCCCCTGCGGGGCACCTTCTCCCACCAGGGGAGAAGGGAGGATCGGGGACCTCCACGCGGTCGCATACGATCGGTCAGGCATCCGACGGCGGGGGAAGACCGTCAACATGGCTTCCTCGTGCGGTAAACGTCGATCACCGCGCTGTTGTCCAGGTCGCCCCAGCCCTGGGCTTCGGCCGCTTCCAGCAGGCGGCGGTGGGCGTCGGCCAGCGGGAGGGGGAGGCCGGCGGCGGAGGCGGCTTCGAGCATCAACCGGACGTCGCGGAGGTGCTGGGAGAGCCTCGCCTGCACGGTGTAGTCGTGGTCGATCATCTTGCGGCCCTTGACGTCGATCGCCTTCGAGTAAGCCATGCTCCCCCGGAAGACTTCCAGGGTCGTCGCCGGGTCGAGGCCGATGGCCTCGGCGAACGCCAGGCCCTCGGCGAGCACCGCGCGGTTGAGCCCCAGCACGAGGTTGCTCGCCAGCTTCATCCTGGCCGCGTCTCCCCAGCCGCCGACGTGGAAGACGTTGCGGGCCAGCGCCGACCACAGATCCGCGCAGGCGTCGAACGCCGAGCGATCGCCGCCGACGATCCACGTGGCCTCGCCGCGACGGGTCTGCTCGCTGTTCCCCGAGACGGGCGACGCCAGGTAACGCACGCCGACGGCCGCCAGCCGCGCGCCCATGGCCTCGGATTTCTCGGGCGGGCAGGTCGTGACGTCGATGAAGACCTGGCCGGCGCGGAGCCTCGGGACCAGCGGGCCGAGGACGTCCGCGACGACGTCGCCCGAGTAGAGGCAGACGACGACGCGGTCGCAGTCGACTGCTGTGTCGTCGCTCCAGGTCGCGCCCTGGTCGATCGCGGCGGCGGCTTCCTCGCGGAACCGGCTCCAGACCCGGACGGGACGCCCCTGCTCCAGCAGCCGGAGCGCGACCGCCGAGCCCATCAGGCCCACGCCGATCACGCCGACCGCCGGATTGTCGCCCATGTCGGTATCCCCGAGGGACGAATCGCCCGCACGGGGCGGCATCGTACCCTGCGCCGAGGGCTCGCGAAAGGGCCTCGCCGTCACTTCGACTGCCGCCGGGCCGCCTCGCGCTTCTGCAGCCAGGGAACGAAGTAGAAGGCCGCGAGCCCCCCCGAGATCCCGCCGAAGATCATCGGCAGGATGTCGGCCTGGTGGAGGTGCTCGATCCCGGTGAGCACTCGGTAGAACCAGATCCCACTCCACGCCAGCGCCAGCACGCCCACGACCATCACGAATCGGTACAGCATCGGTCTTCCCCTTCGTGGTTCGAAGGCCGTTCGTCGGCCCTCACGAGGGGCTATCACCGTTCGAAGGCGGAGCGGACGGAATCGGGAGGGAAAACCTGGACGGGGCAGGACGGAAGGCCCGCCGCCGGCATCTCCGGAACGGGTTTGTCAAACCGGGCTCCGGGCGGAAATAATGGGGGCGAAAGAGGCTCCAGTCTGGAACCTCGCATACAATCCTATTCGGCGCGGGTTTTGAGCCTCGGAAAGAGCGACGGAAACCTCTCTTCTCCCACAAGGGGAGAAGCAAGGACGGGCGCCTCCGACGTGCTCGTATCCAGGTCGCGCCGAAAAGGATTGGCCTCGCGACGGGTATATCAGCGCATCTTAGCCCCCAGAGAAAGAACCAACAGCCGTGGCGCGTGAGAAGATCGTCCTCGCCTACAGCGGCGGCCTCGATACGTCGGTGGCCGTCAAGTGGATCAATGAAACGTACGACATGGACGTCATCGCCTACACCTGCGACCTCGGGCAGGGGCAGGACATCCACGCGATCCGCGACAAGGCGCTGAGGACCGGCGCCGTCGAGGCCGTCGCCGAAGACGCGCGGAACCTCTTCATCGACTACTTCGTCTGGCCCTCGCTGATGGCCGGCGCCCTGTACGAGGGCAAGTACCCGCTGGCCACCGCGCTCGGTCGGCCGCTGATCGCCCAGTTGATGGTGCGCGTCGCCCGCGAGCACGGCGCGACGGCCGTCGCCCACGGCTGCACGGGCAAGGGGAACGACCAGGTCCGCTTCGACGTCACCTTCCAGACGCTCGCTCCCGACCTGAAGATCGTCGCCCCGGTCCGCGAGTGGAAGTGGACCCGCACCCAGGAACTCGAGTTCGCCGCCAAGCACGGCATCGAGGTCGAGGCGACCAAGAAGTCGATCTTCTCCACCGACCAGAACATCTGGGGACGCTCGATCGAGGCCGGCATCCTGGAAGACCCCTGGGTCGCGCCCCCCGCCGAGACGTTCCAGTGGACCGTCGACCCCGTCGACGCGCCGAATGAGCCCGAAGAGGTGACCATCGCCTTCGAGTCCGGCCGCCCCGTCGCCATCAACGGCAAGGAGATGGACGGCGTCGAGCTGATCGAGACGGCCAACAAGATCGCCGGCAAGCACGGCGTCGGCCGGATCGACCACATCGAGAACCGGCTCGTCGGCATCAAGTCGCGCGAGATCTACGAGGCCCCCGGCGCGATCCTGCTCCACCACGCCCACAAGGAACTTGAGACGCTCACGCTCTCCAAGGAGTCGGACCGCTTCAAGACGCTGGTCAGCCAGGCCTACGCCGACCTGATCTACAACGGCCTCTGGTTCAGCCAGCTCCACCAGGACCTGATGGCGTTCACCGTCTCCAACCAGCAGCACGTCTCGGGCGACGTCCGGATGAAGCTGTACAAGGGGGGCATGATCGTCGTCGGCCGCAAGAGCCCCAAGAGCCTCTATCGCCACGAACTGGCCACCTACGAAGAAGGCGACCAGTACGACGCCTCCGCCGCCATGGGCTTCATCAAGATCCACGGCCTCGGCCAGACCACCCAGGCCAAGCACCAACTCCTCAACCAGTCGGGCTCCGGCCACCGCCTGGAACTCCCCAGCATCATCCCGCCCGACACCACCAAGTGATCGACCGCCCGGCAAGCTGCGGCCCCGAGTAACCTCCGGGGCCGCAGCGCCGCGCCGGCGGCATTGTGGAGTGGTCCTCCGGCAAGTCCCCCTTGAGGCGCAAAAGGCCAATCGCTCCCTACGGAAGGCCGGTCGCCTCCGGCTTCGGGGGCGAATCCACGACGCTCACGGCTCCGGCGTCGAGCGGTCCTTCGAGGCCCCAGGCGCGGAGCGTGTAGGAAGCCTGAGGGATCCACAGCTCGAAGTCGGTCTCGCCGGGACGCAGCATGACCTGGTCGAGGGCGACGGCGTCGTCGGGCTCTCCTGCGGGAACGACGGCGATCACGACGGGCCAACGGCCGCCGCGCCAGACGCCGGCCACCCTCGTCGCCTGGTTGGCGAACGCCCCGCGGCGATCGGTCGGCTCTCGCCCGATCCGGGGTGGATGGACCACGACGGCGTCGACGGCCGGGTGGACCGACGACTCCGGGAAGAGCGCCTCCGATACGTCCCGAGGAGGCGGCGCCAGCACCACGGGCTCGACGATCGGGCCGAGCCGGCGGATCAGCCCGCGATACACGTCGTTCGGCGATTCGTTGGACAGTTGCCAGATCGTGAACGGCTCGACGCCCGTCTTGCTCCACAGCCTCGCGGCCATGTACCGGCCGACGTTGCGGACTTCGTGCTTGAAGACGTGCCCGTGTCCGGCGTGCACCACCATTTTCACGTCCGGCGGCGAGGCGAATCGTCGGGCGAGTTCGTCGGCCTGGTACTCTTCCCGGGTGTCGAAATCCCCGCCTGCGAAGTCGTAGCCGTCGACCTCGTAACCCAGGCGCAAGGCCGTCCGCAGCAGGTTCCCGAATCGCGGGTCGAGCGAGTAGACCCCCGTCCGCGAGGTCGAATACCCGCGAGCTTTCAGCGCTGTCCCGGGCTCGGCGAGAGCTTCGGCGCAATAGCGGCTGAACCCGGCCTCGCGCAACGGTCCGAGCGTCTGTTCGATCCACGCGCGATGCTCGCTGATGTTGTGGGCCTCCATGATCAGGACCAGTCGCCGTTCCGCCGCGATCCGGGCGACGGCTTCTCGCCACGGGGTCGCGACGAGGGTCGGGGGCGAGTCGGAGACGTCGGACGGGTCGACCAGATCCTGGAGCACGGCGTCGGGGCGTGTCGGGATCTCGCGGGCCTCGCGCGGGCGGCCGAGGATCGCCAGGGAGGTGCTCAACTCCTGCCGTTCGGCCCAGTCGTTGCGATCGGCCGCTTGCTCCAGCAGGACGATGCGCCGCATCAATCCCCGGGGAGAATTCGCCTCGCCCGCTCGGCTGACGAGCAGGCTGCAGAAGGCGAGCAGGCCCGCCGCCGTCGCGCCGAACGCGATCCAACGGAACCGATACGCGCGGCTGCTCTCGGCGAACGCCGCAGCGACCACCCCGCCCGCCGTCATGACGACGACGCCGAGCGCCCCCAGCGCGGCGGGCTCCAACGACGACGGGACCGGCCCGACGACCGCCGTCGGATCGAGCCGCCGCCAACCGTAGACAGCCGTCATCGCCGCCGAAGTCGCCGCGACGATCGCCGCGATCTTTGGGAGCAGCGGGGCCCTGACGAACGCCGCCCCGACCATCGATGACGCCGTCATCAGGCCGAGCGCGACGAACGCCCGCGACCCCGCCGGCGCGAAGTTGGACGCGATCGCCGCGACGAGGAGCGATGCGCCGAGGACCGCGGTTGAAACGGTGATTCGTTTCGATTGCGTCATGTCCATCCCGCCCGCCTTCCGGGGCTCAGGGGGCCGCCCCGTAACCAGTAGACTCGGCCGGCGGGGATTCTCGCCTGCCACCGGGTGAAGAGGCTCTGAACGTCGGACGCGGGAATCACTCCCGGCGTGATGTTAAACATATTTTATATTTGTAAGAAAACCGGATTCTCCACGTTGATAGATGCGGAGCATTTCCCTTACGCATCAGGCGGAACGCCCCTCATGCCTCGAAGAAGCGGTCGGTCGTGCGC
Above is a window of Paludisphaera rhizosphaerae DNA encoding:
- a CDS encoding argininosuccinate synthase, with amino-acid sequence MAREKIVLAYSGGLDTSVAVKWINETYDMDVIAYTCDLGQGQDIHAIRDKALRTGAVEAVAEDARNLFIDYFVWPSLMAGALYEGKYPLATALGRPLIAQLMVRVAREHGATAVAHGCTGKGNDQVRFDVTFQTLAPDLKIVAPVREWKWTRTQELEFAAKHGIEVEATKKSIFSTDQNIWGRSIEAGILEDPWVAPPAETFQWTVDPVDAPNEPEEVTIAFESGRPVAINGKEMDGVELIETANKIAGKHGVGRIDHIENRLVGIKSREIYEAPGAILLHHAHKELETLTLSKESDRFKTLVSQAYADLIYNGLWFSQLHQDLMAFTVSNQQHVSGDVRMKLYKGGMIVVGRKSPKSLYRHELATYEEGDQYDASAAMGFIKIHGLGQTTQAKHQLLNQSGSGHRLELPSIIPPDTTK
- a CDS encoding MFS transporter — translated: MSINPLSPSARLAVLAAAFTGLVFDGVELGLMPIASLSVSKGLMGEAYTATLGGEWFARFTAALMLGAAVGGIALGNLGDRIGRTRAMGISILFYSFFAALGALATSQEQMLLLRFLVGLGVGGMWPNGVALVAECWPEASRPLVSGVTSAGLNAGILLLSQLARIWPITAESWRWVFKLSGVPAALGIVVLLALPESPKWLASRGEEGGPTSSPRLRELFRPDLLRATLTGILLSSIPMVGAWAASKWMIPWADKVAGASNVGYKAATQGWWALGATLGCLAGAWLASRLGRRASYLLISVGSAAMTFAMFQLTAPLRPSFHPVVFTQGFVATLFFGWLAVFLPELFPTRVRASGAGLAYNSGRFATAAGVLLAGILFAALGGDYPRVGAVCSLIYALGVPVIWLAPATVDESLRG
- a CDS encoding NAD(P)-dependent oxidoreductase, which codes for MGDNPAVGVIGVGLMGSAVALRLLEQGRPVRVWSRFREEAAAAIDQGATWSDDTAVDCDRVVVCLYSGDVVADVLGPLVPRLRAGQVFIDVTTCPPEKSEAMGARLAAVGVRYLASPVSGNSEQTRRGEATWIVGGDRSAFDACADLWSALARNVFHVGGWGDAARMKLASNLVLGLNRAVLAEGLAFAEAIGLDPATTLEVFRGSMAYSKAIDVKGRKMIDHDYTVQARLSQHLRDVRLMLEAASAAGLPLPLADAHRRLLEAAEAQGWGDLDNSAVIDVYRTRKPC